One stretch of Tribolium castaneum strain GA2 chromosome 5, icTriCast1.1, whole genome shotgun sequence DNA includes these proteins:
- the Sym gene encoding symplekin, with product MDFTMNEVSDEDLVTQWINSAAVSRSAAEKLEYFHKLQEVLIRKSPHLLPKFLQNMLNFTTDRNGDVKKALVGFIEELCKMRESLLPKVMLNLHMLLCDESIAVQKRVIQALISIYRKTLAWLCKASVITEEMENAWKQLSAIKLEIANMIDSDNDGIRTSSVKFLECVVLLQTYPDQEENKKPNDFSLDDVPLTLKLARRRKLEEEANTLFELLLKFFGSPHISSANLLTCLGVVTNIAKNRAEFMSRVVSAIESLYNNLPPTLTTTQVNSVRKKLKSELAGLIKHPAAYEFVEKLTPMLTDLGYSQQDILKMVPKPDERRKYCKRTLSVESLQIYNKRPRLDPQIEFDNDTNDSDSQTLQELNENFVSENFTLERAVQMVFASMSKLPATMSPDFAKEYGKYVDSGKVGQFDVLTKLIATYLTEAGVSPSSKSFAKKVEEFRQQEKEEEDKEEKEKLLKKERAKVPRIKTLKLSEITKPIEKETKEKLLIGSINRLLTADKTAAKCLYQKLITTIAACFSPTVRQTVLAFLLSDLRSHIDLALAWLFEEYGILQGFSRVPPLRKDTKLDKSYNILLCTFINACMHDSAVLCRLFLEAPLITDEALDKLHQLCRDEKKCTAALGLLHDLTVRKPPKQLMFLNALLSYTTYELSVVRECAIGHVLELHKKVELRLVIEEFARMNLEFLKLQRPPESLCGFSQGRLKSETWGDDFIKACLIPYISLLPANESLIHDLAKVYVQTGANIKRIILRLLETPIRSMGMDSPELLKLVEECPKGSETLVTRVIHVLTDKGPPSAQLVQRVRELYHTRVSDVRFLIPVLNGLSKKEVIAALPKLIKLNPVVVREVFNRLLGLHGDSPITPTELLVALHLIDSTKADLKTIIKATSMCLQEKQVFTQEVLAVVLQQLMDQTPLPTLLMRTVIQALGSYPRLSGFVMNILQRLILKQVWKQKVVWEGFIKCCQRTKPQSFTVLMQLPPPQLSDALSICPELREPLKEHLLNFTEGQRSHIPPTVQEIILGSYAQPPPTIVPPPVVVTPEEPIAAPPTLANEPLPPGME from the exons ATGGATTTTACCATGAACGAAGTTTCCGACGAGGATTTA GTGACCCAATGGATAAATAGCGCTGCAGTGTCCCGCTCTGCTGCAGAAAAGCTTGAATACTTCCACAAATTGCAAGAAGTTTTGATTCGGAAGTCGCCCCATTTGCTGCCaaagtttttacaaaacatgCTTAATTTCACGACTGATAGGAATGGGGACGTGAAAAAAGCGCTAGTGGGTTTTATTGAAGAGTTATG CAAAATGCGCGAGTCTCTTTTACCTAAAGTAATGCTAAACCTTCATATGCTACTATGTGATGAGTCAATAGCGGTGCAAAAGCGCGTAATTCAAGCTTTAATCAGTATTTATCGCAAAACGTTGGCCTGGTTATGCAAGGCTTCTGTAATTACAGAAGAAATGGAAAACGCCTGGAAGCAATTGTCTGccataaaattagaaattgcAAATATGATTGATAGTGACAATGACGGCATTAGGACTAGTTCAGTGAAATTTTTAGAATGTGTTGTGTTGTTGCAAACTTATCCCGACCAGGAAGAGAACAAGAAACCGAACGACTTCTCACTCGATGATGTTCCTCTGACGTTAAAATTGGCGCGGAGGCGAAAACTAGAAGAGGAAgcaaa taCCTTGTTTGagttacttttaaaattttttggctCTCCCCATATTAGCAGTGCCAACTTGTTAACCTGCCTGGGCGTTGTTACAAACATTGCAAAAAATCGGGCCGAATTTATGTCTCGAGTTGTCTCAGCTATTGAATCACTTTACAATAACCTACCTCCAACTCTAACAACAACTCAAGTGAATTCCGtgcgtaaaaaattaaaatccgaACTCGCTGGACTTATCAAACACCCAGCGGCTTACGAATTTGTGGAGAAATTAACCCCAATGCTCACCGATTTAG GTTATTCCCAGCAAGACATTCTTAAAATGGTACCGAAACCCGACGAGCGGCGGAAATATTGCAAGAGGACTCTCTCAGTTGAGTCCCTTCAGATCTACAATAAAAGACCTAGACTTGATCCTCAAATTGAATTCGATAACGACACCAATGACAGTGATTCGCAAACACTGCAAGAGTTGAATGAGAACTTTGTGTCTGAAAATTTCACGTTGGAAAGAGCGGTTCAAATGGTTTTCGCTTCTATGAGTAAACTGCCGGCTACAATGTCTCCCGATTTTGCGAAAGAGTATGGCAAATATGTCGATAGTGGAAAAGTTGGCCAATTTGATGTTTTGACAAAacttattgccacgtatttgACTGAGGCCGGGGTTTCGCCGTCTTCgaaaagttttgcaaaaaaggTCGAGGAATTTAGACAGCAGGAGAAGGAGGAAGAGGACAAGGAAGAGAAGGAAAAG CTCCTGAAGAAGGAACGAGCAAAAGTTCCCCGAATCAAGACACTGAAACTGTCCGAAATCACCAAACCTATCGAGAAAGAAACAAAGGAGAAATTGTTAATAGGGTCCATAAACCGACTTTTAACCGCGGACAAAACAGCCGCAAAATGCTTGTACCAAAAACTAATCACCACAATCGCAGCCTGCTTTAGCCCCACTGTCAGACAAACAGTGTTGGCGTTTCTCCTATCAGACTTACGGTCTCACATAGACCTGGCCCTGGCGTGGCTTTTTGAAGAGTACGGAATACTGCAGGGCTTCTCAAGAGTGCCCCCTTTACGCAAAGACACCAAACTGGACAAAAGCTACAACATCTTGCTTTGCACATTTATAAACGCTTGTATGCACGACTCAGCAGTGCTCTGTCGATTGTTTTTGGAAGCGCCTTTAATAACAGACGAGGCTTTGGATAAGCTCCACCAGTTGTGCCGAGACGAGAAGAAATGCACAGCAGCTTTGGGGTTGTTGCACGATTTGACGGTCCGGAAGCCCCCCAAACAGTTGATGTTCCTCAACGCCCTCCTCTCGTACACGACGTACGAATTGAGCGTGGTAAGAGAGTGTGCCATTGGACACGTTTTGGAGTTGCACAAGAAGGTGGAGTTGAGGTTGGTGATTGAGGAGTTTGCACGAATGAATTTGGAGTTTTTGAAGTTGCAAAGGCCGCCGGAGAGTTTGTGTGGGTTTAGTCAAGGGAGGTTGAAGAGCGAGACTTGGGGCGATGATTTTATAAAAGCTTGTCTTATTCCGTATATTTCGCTATTGCCAGCCAATGAGAGTCTTATTCATGACTTGGCTAAGGTTTACGTACAGACGGGGGCCAACATTAAACGGATTATTCTACGTCTGCTTGAAACCCCGATCAGATCAATGGGGATGGACTCACCTGAGCTTCTAAAACTGGTGGAGGAGTGTCCCAAAGGCTCGGAAACTTTGGTCACGCGTGTTATACACGTTTTGACGGACAAGGGCCCCCCGAGTGCACAGTTGGTGCAAAGAGTCAGGGAATTGTATCACACGAGAGTGTCAGATGTTAGGTTTCTTATCCCAGTTTTGAACGGGTTATCAAAGAAAGAA GTAATTGCAGCTTTGCCAAAGCTAATTAAATTGAACCCGGTTGTTGTAAGGGAAGTCTTTAACCGACTTTTAGGCTTACATGGTGACAGTCCAATTACCCCAACTGAACTTTTGGTCGCTCTACATTTAATTGATTCCACGAAAGCCGACTTGAAAACTATAATTAAGGCCACATCTATGTGTCTTCAGGAAAAACAA GTATTTACTCAAGAAGTATTAGCTGTTGTTTTGCAACAGTTAATGGACCAAACCCCGCTACCAACTCTACTCATGAGGACTGTCATCCAAGCTTTGGGCAGTTATCCCCGACTGTCAGGGTTCGTGATGAATATTTTGCAACGTCTGATCTTAAAACAG GTTTGGAAACAGAAAGTGGTATGGGAGGGATTTATCAAATGTTGTCAAAGAACAAAACCGCAAAGTTTTACTGTTTTGATGCAATTACCACCGCCCCAACTATCTGATGCGTTGTCAATTTGTCCCGAGTTGAGGGAACCGCTCAAAGAGCATTTGCTGAATTTTACTGAAGGGCAAAGGTCGCACATCCCGCCCACAGTCCAGGAAATCATTTTAGGAAGTTACGCACAGCCGCCACCAACGATTGTTCCGCCACCGGTGGTTGTAACTCCAGAAGAG ccgATTGCTGCGCCCCCGACATTAGCCAACGAGCCTTTGCCGCCCGGAATGGAATAA
- the Ccdc39 gene encoding coiled-coil domain-containing protein 39, which translates to MSSYLDEILKTLGWEDGFQIPVANAENQQLEAEVARLTLQKIKEKTALETSAVKLENIQNHLKYVKQESEQNQNLITAHAQQLQSEESRLRLSAAEKDKFEQDIKQCEKQFADIQARQSIKKNQLERYVKKLDKLKSETDWDSEALKAWEESLKKRDDDNELIKKFSKQDDRKYNELEARRQNLEVEFANRKQTIDKMVSDLINYERVLERTGKIMKQQVVERNALIQQWKESVNILHQRDNDIDRLQAQMLETQEIISKEEEKLEEQKQFYENEVRNNNELQHEAQQLNLLNSRIRRELNEMSQNMLVLNSQADTLRRTMILVANQLEKERLHKKHAWEEIEKMEHKIAIFRANLDVLKTKNEQVKQSTLSADERMKHLEKLIDYEQKQQKTLQLEAESLQNAYFRSQHELQEQQSIGKMRDLEIYGMTTNINHLRKHNDDQKKALGKRKEDAYDLDYRIDEVQRKILINENVLHSDDTEELEGKLIELENKIAEHTEIKNLLKDQVNKIRDDMRRLTTAIVADQNQLSVLKDKLQHQNLNFEGGQKQLQVLKNGIQEKQVEENILRLRVNQLNKAMKKEENSIYTMKKFKLTLEQATQERMLEIETSKDILLAKKRNLGEDNGRLRCDIAERRLKLDHFKKKYDIILTSLGKDEDGQPLSVTHFKIKNAQEKYLLQQEGDELDMKIKKAEKEILAMENTLKVVNLTNAAFKQSLGAVEDDGREMSEMKMLENEMLLINDTLRENRKKMAVKRQELEEVQNALKELEIKRDQAKDALFDLEEEYLKTEKESSEKEEKLKRAERCLKLAQKKVRHKEREKYDRDLEIRQLKEANLSAMQRLVEMSIRYQEMAPLITRYTLEYDVKLPEKRTIASLCACSESTRSTSSSSCNQEKDVSDVKSVKSESSSTKSSAISKVSITFQM; encoded by the exons ATGTCGAGCTATTTAgacgaaattttgaaaactctaGGGTGGGAAGATGGCTTTCAAATACCAGTCGCGAATGCGGAAAATCAACAACTCGAAGCGGAAGTCGCCAGACTCACGCTCCAAAAAATCAAGGAGAAAACAGCCCTTGAAACGTCCGCCGTCAAGCTCGAAAACATCCAGAATCACCTCAAATACGTTAAGCAAGAAAGCGAGCAAAATCAG AATCTGATCACTGCACACGCCCAACAACTCCAATCCGAGGAGAGTAGACTCCGCTTGAGCGCCGCTGAAAAGGATAAGTTCGAGCAGGACATAAAACAGTGCGAGAAACAATTCGCCGATATCCAGGCACGACAATCAATCAAGAAAAACCAGCTGGAGAGATATGTGAAAAAATTGGACAAACTCAAATCCGAAACGGACTGGGACAGCGAGGCTCTGAAAGCTTGGGAAGAGTCGCTAAAAAAGCGCGATGACGACAATGaactaatcaaaaaattcTCCAAACAAGACGACCGAAAGTACAACGAACTGGAAGCCAGGCGCCAGAACTTGGAAGTCGAATTCGCGAACAGAAAACAAACCATTGACAAAATGGTCTCTGATCTGATTAATTACGAACGTGTCTTGGAGCGCACCG GAAAAATCATGAAGCAGCAAGTCGTTGAACGCAATGCCCTCATCCAGCAGTGGAAGGAGTCGGTGAACATCCTGCACCAACGCGACAACGACATTGACCGCCTCCAAGCACAAATGCTGGAAACGCAGGAAATAATCTCGAAGGAGGAGGAGAAACTAGAGGAACAGAAGCAATTTTACGAAAACGAAGTGCGAAACAACAACGAACTGCAGCACGAAGCGCAACAGTTGAACCTCCTAAACTCGCGAATCCGTCGCGAATTGAACGAAATGTCCCAAAACATGTTGGTTTTGAACAGTCAA GCCGATACTTTGCGACGAACCATGATTCTGGTGGCCAACCAGCTGGAGAAAGAACGTCTGCACAAGAAACACGCTTGGGAAGAAATCGAGAAGATGGAACACAAAATTGCCATTTTCCGCGCCAATTTAGACGTGCTCAAAACCAAGAACGAGCAAGTGAAACAGTCGACTTTGTCGGCCGATGAACGCATGAAGCACTTGGAGAAGTTGATTGATTACGAACAGAAGCAACAGAAAACGTTGCAGCTTGAAGCTGAGTCGCTGCAGAATGCGTATTTCCGGTCCCAACACGAACTGCAGGAACAGCAAAGTATTGGGAAAATGCGAGATCTTGAGATTTATGGCATGACCACGAATATCAATCACTTGCGGAAGCATAACGACGACCAAAAGAAGGCCTTAGGGAAGCGAAAGGAGGACGCGTAcgatttg GACTATAGGATTGATGAGGTTCAAAGGAAAATTCTGATAAACGAGAATGTGCTTCACAGTGATGATACGGAAGAACTCGAAGGGAAACTCATCGAGTTGGAAAACAAAATTGCGGAGCATACTGAA attaaaaatttgttaaaagatCAAGTGAACAAAATCCGAGATGATATGCGAAGACTGACCACGGCAATCGTAGCTGACCAGAATCAACTAAGCGTCTTAAAAGACAAACTGCAACACCAGAACTTGAATTTTGAAGGCGggcaaaaacaattacaagtCCTGAAAAACGGCATACAAGAGAAGCAAGTGGAGGAGAACATCCTACGCCTGCGTGTCAACCAATTGAACAAAGCGATGAAGAAGGAAGAAAACAGTATCTACaccatgaaaaaattcaaattaacttTGGAACAAGCGACTCAAGAACGCATGCTTGAAATTGAGACCAGTAAAGATATCCTTCTTGCGAAAAAACGCAACTTGGGTGAAGACAATGGACGATTAAGATGCGATATCGCCGAAAGGCGACTAAAACTGGACcatttcaagaaaaaatatgacattattttgaccAGTTTGGGGAAAGATGAGGACGGACAGCCACTGTCTGTTACTCACTTTAAGATTAAGAATGCGCAAGAAAAGTATTTGTTGCAACAGGAAGGAGATGAGCTAGATATGAAGATAAAAAAGGCAGAAAAGGAAATTCTTGCGATGGAAAACACTTTGAAGGTTGTCAATTTGACAAATGCGGCCTTTAAGCAAAGTCTTGGAGCGGTTGAGGATGATG GACGGGAAATGAGTGAAATGAAAATGTTGGAAAATGAAATGCTTTTGATAAATGATACTTTGCGGGAGAATAGGAAGAAGATGGCAGTGAAACGACAAGAACTGGaag AAGTACAAAATGCACTAAAAGAGCTTGAAATAAAACGCGATCAAGCCAAAGACGCACTTTTCGACTTGGAGGAAGAGTACTTAAAAACTGAGAAAGAAAGCTCTGAGAAAGAAGAAAAGCTCAAAAGAGCTGAACGTTGTTTAAAACTCGCACAAAAGAAAGTTCGTCACAAGGAACGTGAAAAATATGAC AGAGACTTGGAAATCCGCCAATTGAAGGAAGCTAATCTCAGTGCTATGCAGCGTTTGGTGGAAATGTCTATACGTTATCAAGAAATGGCACCGCTGATTACTCGTTACACGCTCGAATATGACGTCAAATTACCCGAAAAACGCACAATTGCCTCCTTGTGTGCCTGCTCAGAATCAACAAGGTCTACGTCCAGCAGTTCTTGTAATCAAGAAAAAGACGTTTCTGACGTTAAAAGCGTCAAATCTGAGTCCAGTTCGACGAAAAGTTCCGCAATTTCAAAAGTCTCAATTACATTCCAAATGTAG
- the LOC100141749 gene encoding zinc finger protein ZFP2 isoform X1 gives MEIKLLSCPLCLKPHFQGVESLRSSLISAATSHLTCPVCNESLLGLDKLTIHLFTHISESVSKNEESVMEKSEKEINESINSLNESLVESDSERIKCDICNFTFTDKTILDMHQKLLHQTPPDKNTGLYSYHCHLCSKKFKKRGSLMVHLRVAHYGFGHQNPQDMTMEVATSSPTAEQVKIQDNKQWECDVCSKMFTTKYFLKKHKRLHTGEMPYFCAQCNKYFTFQQSYHKHMLYHSSEKPYVCNECGRAFKELSTLQNHARIHSGERPFGCETCGKRFRQRVSYLVHQRIHTGVMPYKCTACDKSFRYKVSQRSHKCPANPPGSVVKIPEPDKNQKEPNVKCIMSVDYNTGNINFIQDNHPSEVKVMYLEPEKSESSPPVFVTEQPDLFSMVLSPLLPDVESLCLTNSQKFENKTESLDINEESLKELLYGADNK, from the exons atggaaataaaacttttgtcGTGTCCTTTGTGTCTCAAGCCGCATTTCCAAGGCGTTGAGTCTCTGCGTTCTTCTTTAATAAGTGCAGCAACTTCGCACCTCACATGCCCCGTTTGCAATGAGTCTCTCTTAGGGCTGGACAAGCTGACTATACACTTGTTCACCCACATCAGCGAAAGTGTCAgtaaaaatgaagaaagtgTGATGGAAAAGAGCGAAAAAGAAATCAACGAAAGTATTAATAGCTTGAACGAGTCATTGGTAGAGAGCGACAGCGAGCGCATTAAATGCGATATTTGCAACTTCACTTTTACAGACAAAACGATCCTAGACATGCACCAGAAGCTCTTACACCAAACCCCACCTGATAAAAACACAGGTCTTTACAGCTATCACTGCCACTTGtgcagcaaaaaatttaaaaaacgggGAAGCCTTATGGTGCACCTCAGAGTTGCACATTACGGTTTTGGCCACCAAAACCCGCAAGACATGACCATGGAAGTCGCCACGTCTAGCCCAACCGCCGAACAAGTCAAAATCCAGGACAACAAGCAGTGGGAATGCGACGTTTGCTCGAAAATGTTCACGACgaaatatttccttaaaaagcACAAAAGGCTGCACACTG GAGAAATGCCCTATTTTTGCGCCCAGTGCAACAAATACTTCACTTTCCAACAGTCCTACCACAAACACATGCTGTACCACTCGTCGGAAAAGCCCTACGTTTGCAACGAATGCGGGCGCGCTTTCAAGGAGCTTTCCACCCTGCAGAACCACGCCAGGATTCACTCAGGGGAACGGCCTTTCGGTTGCGAAACTTGCG GCAAACGGTTCAGACAGCGAGTCTCCTATTTGGTCCACCAGAGAATTCACACCGGAGTTATGCCGTACAAATGCACAGCTTGCGACAAAAGCTTCCGGTACAAAGTGAGCCAGAGGTCGCATAAGTGCCCCGCCAACCCGCCAGGCTCCGTGGTAAAAATTCCGGAACccgacaaaaatcaaaaagaacCAAACGTGAAGTGCATAATGTCCGTGGATTACAACACGGGGAACATAAATTTCATCCAAGACAACCACCCCAGTGAAGTTAAAGTCATGTATTTGGAGCCGGAAAAGAGCGAaa GTTCACCGCCAGTTTTTGTAACAGAACAGCCGGATTTGTTTTCGATGGTTTTGTCACCGCTTTTGCCAGACGTTGAGTCGCTTTGCCTGACAAACAGccagaaatttgaaaataaaactgaaagcCTGGACATTAACGAGGAATCTTTAAAGGAGTTGCTGTACGGAGcagataataaataa
- the LOC100141749 gene encoding gastrula zinc finger protein XlCGF52.1 isoform X2, translating to MHQKLLHQTPPDKNTGLYSYHCHLCSKKFKKRGSLMVHLRVAHYGFGHQNPQDMTMEVATSSPTAEQVKIQDNKQWECDVCSKMFTTKYFLKKHKRLHTGEMPYFCAQCNKYFTFQQSYHKHMLYHSSEKPYVCNECGRAFKELSTLQNHARIHSGERPFGCETCGKRFRQRVSYLVHQRIHTGVMPYKCTACDKSFRYKVSQRSHKCPANPPGSVVKIPEPDKNQKEPNVKCIMSVDYNTGNINFIQDNHPSEVKVMYLEPEKSESSPPVFVTEQPDLFSMVLSPLLPDVESLCLTNSQKFENKTESLDINEESLKELLYGADNK from the exons ATGCACCAGAAGCTCTTACACCAAACCCCACCTGATAAAAACACAGGTCTTTACAGCTATCACTGCCACTTGtgcagcaaaaaatttaaaaaacgggGAAGCCTTATGGTGCACCTCAGAGTTGCACATTACGGTTTTGGCCACCAAAACCCGCAAGACATGACCATGGAAGTCGCCACGTCTAGCCCAACCGCCGAACAAGTCAAAATCCAGGACAACAAGCAGTGGGAATGCGACGTTTGCTCGAAAATGTTCACGACgaaatatttccttaaaaagcACAAAAGGCTGCACACTG GAGAAATGCCCTATTTTTGCGCCCAGTGCAACAAATACTTCACTTTCCAACAGTCCTACCACAAACACATGCTGTACCACTCGTCGGAAAAGCCCTACGTTTGCAACGAATGCGGGCGCGCTTTCAAGGAGCTTTCCACCCTGCAGAACCACGCCAGGATTCACTCAGGGGAACGGCCTTTCGGTTGCGAAACTTGCG GCAAACGGTTCAGACAGCGAGTCTCCTATTTGGTCCACCAGAGAATTCACACCGGAGTTATGCCGTACAAATGCACAGCTTGCGACAAAAGCTTCCGGTACAAAGTGAGCCAGAGGTCGCATAAGTGCCCCGCCAACCCGCCAGGCTCCGTGGTAAAAATTCCGGAACccgacaaaaatcaaaaagaacCAAACGTGAAGTGCATAATGTCCGTGGATTACAACACGGGGAACATAAATTTCATCCAAGACAACCACCCCAGTGAAGTTAAAGTCATGTATTTGGAGCCGGAAAAGAGCGAaa GTTCACCGCCAGTTTTTGTAACAGAACAGCCGGATTTGTTTTCGATGGTTTTGTCACCGCTTTTGCCAGACGTTGAGTCGCTTTGCCTGACAAACAGccagaaatttgaaaataaaactgaaagcCTGGACATTAACGAGGAATCTTTAAAGGAGTTGCTGTACGGAGcagataataaataa
- the LOC660912 gene encoding ras-like GTP-binding protein RhoL, translated as MTTPSREENGPPGENVKVTVVGDGVVGKTCLLISYTKDEFPEEYVPTVFEHYGQDITVDDVKYNMTLWDTAGQEDYERLRPLAYPNTKCFLVCFSVDASIPSYENVIIKWVPEVRHHNPHTPIVLVATKIDLRDDPSVHCYSTQDGKKLKRKVKAEGYVECSAKTREGLKEVFEEAIRAYKKTKIKARQVNCALL; from the exons ATGACGACGCCTTCGAGAGAAGAAAACGGCCCTCCGGGCGAAAACGTTAAAGTCACAGTGGTCGGAGACGGTGTAGTGGGAAAAACCTGTCTCTTGATTTCATACACGAAGGACGAGTTCCCCGAAGAATATGTTCCCACAGT ATTCGAACATTACGGGCAAGACATCACCGTCGACGACGTCAAATACAACATGACTCTCTGGGACACTGCCGGCCAAGAAGACTACGAAAGACTGCGCCCCCTGGCTTACCccaat ACGAAATGCTTCCTTGTATGTTTCTCCGTCGACGCTTCTATACCGTCTTACGAAAACGTTATAATTAAATGGGTGCCAGAAGTCAGGCACCACAATCCACACACGCCCATAGTTCTAGTAG CCACTAAAATAGATCTCAGAGATGATCCAAGTGTCCACTGTTACTCAACCCAGGacggcaaaaaattaaaaaggaaaGTCAAAGCCGAAGGATACGTCGAATGCTCTGCCAAAACCAGGGAAGGACTGAAGGAGGTCTTCGAAGAGGCGATACGAGCGTACAAGAAGACCAAAATCAAAGCGAGACAAGTCAACTGTGCTTTGTTATAA